A DNA window from Labrys wisconsinensis contains the following coding sequences:
- a CDS encoding F0F1 ATP synthase subunit epsilon gives MATFQFELVTPEKLLFSGPVEGVVIPGTEGDFEVLAQHAPVMSTIRPGLIAVRETASGAPRRLFVRGGFAEVNPDGLTILAEQAIPVEELSPERLAREITMMEEDVADATSDVARAKAALKLGQLRELQRAIAH, from the coding sequence ATGGCCACTTTTCAGTTCGAGCTCGTCACGCCGGAGAAGCTCCTGTTCTCCGGGCCGGTCGAGGGGGTCGTCATCCCCGGCACGGAGGGCGATTTCGAAGTGCTGGCGCAGCACGCGCCGGTCATGTCGACCATCCGGCCGGGCCTGATCGCGGTGCGCGAGACCGCCTCGGGCGCGCCGCGCCGCCTGTTCGTGCGCGGCGGCTTCGCCGAGGTCAATCCGGACGGCCTGACCATCCTGGCCGAGCAGGCCATTCCCGTCGAGGAGCTCTCGCCCGAGAGGCTCGCCCGCGAGATCACCATGATGGAGGAGGACGTGGCGGACGCGACCTCCGACGTCGCGCGGGCCAAGGCGGCGCTGAAGCTCGGCCAGCTGCGCGAGCTGCAGCGGGCCATCGCTCACTGA
- a CDS encoding F0F1 ATP synthase subunit gamma — translation MPSLKDLRNRIASVKATQKITKAMQMVAAAKLRRAQMAAEAARPYAERMDAVLANLAGGVSDIRQAPRLLAGTGSDQVHLLVVCTAERGLCGAFNSSIARLARDKANSLLAQGKTVKILCVGKKGADVLKRQFERLIIEVIEFRSVRQIGFEQAEQVGEKVLELYEQGGFDVATLFYSKFRSVIAQIPTAQQIIPAEVPVAKPGEIRISYDYEPDEGAILADLLPRNVSVQILRALLENGASEQGARMSAMDNATRNAGEMIKKQTITYNRTRQAMITKELIEIISGAEAL, via the coding sequence ATGCCGTCGCTGAAAGACCTACGCAACCGCATCGCCTCCGTGAAGGCGACGCAGAAGATCACCAAGGCCATGCAGATGGTCGCGGCGGCCAAGCTCCGCCGCGCCCAGATGGCGGCCGAGGCCGCGCGCCCCTATGCCGAGCGCATGGACGCCGTGCTCGCCAACCTCGCCGGGGGCGTCTCGGACATCCGCCAGGCGCCGAGGCTGCTGGCCGGCACGGGCAGCGACCAGGTCCATCTCCTGGTCGTGTGCACCGCGGAGCGGGGCCTGTGCGGCGCCTTCAACTCCTCCATCGCCCGCCTGGCGCGGGACAAGGCCAATTCCCTGCTGGCGCAGGGCAAGACCGTCAAGATCCTCTGCGTCGGCAAGAAGGGTGCGGACGTCCTCAAGCGCCAGTTCGAGAGGCTGATCATCGAGGTGATCGAGTTCCGCTCGGTGCGCCAGATCGGCTTCGAGCAGGCCGAGCAGGTCGGCGAGAAGGTGCTGGAGCTCTACGAGCAGGGCGGCTTCGACGTCGCCACCCTGTTCTACTCGAAGTTCCGGTCGGTGATCGCCCAGATCCCGACGGCCCAGCAGATCATCCCGGCCGAGGTCCCGGTGGCCAAGCCCGGCGAGATCCGGATCTCCTACGATTACGAGCCGGATGAAGGCGCCATCCTCGCCGACCTCCTGCCGCGCAACGTCTCGGTGCAGATCCTGCGCGCGCTTCTGGAGAACGGCGCCTCCGAGCAGGGCGCGCGCATGTCCGCCATGGACAATGCCACGCGCAATGCCGGCGAGATGATCAAGAAGCAGACCATCACCTACAACCGCACCCGCCAGGCGATGATCACGAAGGAGCTGATCGAGATCATCTCGGGCGCGGAAGCGCTCTGA
- the atpD gene encoding F0F1 ATP synthase subunit beta, protein MANPTGRVAQVIGAVVDVQFEEHLPEILNALETSNNGQRLVLEVAQHLGESTVRCIAMDTTEGLVRGQSVSDTGGPIQVPVGNATLGRIMNVIGEPIDEAGPVHGEALRPIHAPAPSYAEQSTEAQILITGIKVVDLLAPYARGGKVGLFGGAGVGKTVLIQELINNVAKTHGGFSVFAGVGERTREGNDLYHEFIEAGVNADPHNPDSKVQSKCAMVFGQMNEPPGARARVALSGLTVAENFRDQGQDVLFFVDNIFRFTQAGSEVSALLGRIPSAVGYQPTLATDMGALQERITTTTKGSITSVQAIYVPADDLTDPAPATSFAHLDATTVLSRSIAEKGIYPAVDPLDSTSRMLTAAVVGEEHYNTARAVQQILQRYKALQDIIAILGMDELSEEDKLTVARARKIERFLSQPFEVAQTFTGAPGVQVKIEDTVKGFKGIVEGKYDYLPEAAFYMVGTIEDAVEKGKRLAAEAA, encoded by the coding sequence ATGGCCAACCCGACCGGACGCGTTGCGCAGGTCATCGGCGCCGTCGTCGACGTGCAGTTCGAGGAGCATCTGCCCGAAATTCTCAATGCGCTGGAGACCAGCAACAACGGGCAGCGCCTCGTGCTCGAGGTGGCGCAGCACCTGGGCGAGTCGACCGTTCGCTGCATCGCCATGGATACGACCGAAGGGCTGGTGCGCGGCCAGAGCGTCAGCGACACCGGCGGTCCGATCCAGGTGCCCGTCGGCAACGCCACGCTCGGCCGCATCATGAACGTCATCGGTGAGCCGATCGACGAGGCCGGCCCGGTCCACGGCGAGGCCCTGCGTCCGATCCACGCGCCGGCGCCGAGCTATGCCGAGCAGTCGACGGAAGCGCAGATCCTGATCACCGGCATCAAGGTCGTCGACCTCTTGGCGCCCTACGCCAGGGGCGGCAAGGTCGGCCTGTTCGGCGGCGCCGGCGTCGGCAAGACCGTGCTGATCCAGGAGCTGATCAACAACGTCGCCAAGACCCATGGCGGCTTCTCCGTGTTCGCCGGCGTCGGCGAGCGCACCCGCGAGGGCAACGACCTCTATCACGAGTTCATCGAAGCGGGCGTCAACGCCGACCCGCACAACCCGGACTCCAAGGTCCAGTCGAAGTGCGCCATGGTGTTCGGCCAGATGAACGAGCCGCCGGGCGCCCGCGCCCGCGTCGCGCTCAGCGGCCTCACCGTCGCCGAGAACTTCCGCGACCAGGGCCAGGACGTGCTGTTCTTCGTCGACAACATCTTCCGCTTCACCCAGGCCGGCTCGGAAGTGTCGGCCCTGCTCGGGCGCATCCCCTCGGCCGTGGGCTATCAGCCGACGCTCGCCACCGACATGGGCGCGCTGCAGGAGCGCATCACCACCACCACCAAGGGCTCGATCACCTCGGTGCAGGCGATCTACGTGCCGGCCGACGACCTGACCGACCCGGCGCCGGCGACCTCCTTCGCCCATCTCGACGCCACCACGGTGCTGTCGCGCTCCATCGCCGAGAAGGGCATCTACCCGGCGGTCGACCCGCTCGACTCCACCTCGCGCATGCTGACCGCCGCGGTCGTCGGCGAGGAGCACTACAACACCGCCCGCGCCGTGCAGCAGATCCTGCAGCGCTACAAGGCGCTGCAGGACATCATCGCCATTCTCGGCATGGACGAGCTTTCCGAAGAGGACAAGCTCACCGTCGCCCGCGCCCGCAAGATCGAGCGCTTCCTGTCGCAGCCCTTCGAGGTGGCGCAGACCTTCACCGGCGCGCCGGGCGTGCAGGTGAAGATCGAGGACACGGTCAAGGGCTTCAAGGGCATCGTCGAGGGCAAGTACGACTACCTGCCGGAGGCGGCCTTCTACATGGTCGGCACCATCGAGGACGCCGTCGAGAAGGGCAAGCGCCTCGCCGCCGAGGCGGCGTGA
- a CDS encoding organic hydroperoxide resistance protein has protein sequence MAYSTSATTKGGREGRAVLENGGLALAMAFPKELGGSGEGHNPEQLFALGYSACYGQAILALGKKHGLDGSAAKVTVAVTLDKDDVSFALSVDIKVSIPGADKDKVQALADEAHTICPYSRATRGNVPVTIAAV, from the coding sequence ATGGCCTACAGTACCAGCGCGACGACCAAGGGCGGCCGGGAAGGCCGCGCCGTCCTCGAGAACGGCGGCCTGGCCCTCGCCATGGCCTTCCCCAAGGAGCTCGGCGGCTCGGGCGAAGGCCACAATCCCGAGCAGCTCTTCGCGCTCGGCTATTCCGCCTGCTACGGCCAGGCCATCCTGGCGCTCGGCAAGAAGCATGGGCTCGATGGTTCCGCCGCCAAGGTGACCGTGGCGGTGACCCTCGACAAGGACGATGTCAGCTTCGCGCTTTCCGTCGACATCAAGGTTTCGATCCCCGGCGCCGACAAGGACAAGGTCCAGGCCCTGGCCGACGAAGCCCACACGATCTGCCCCTATTCGCGGGCGACCCGCGGCAACGTGCCCGTCACGATCGCCGCCGTCTGA